A stretch of DNA from Babesia bovis T2Bo chromosome 2, whole genome shotgun sequence:
TTCGTGCAATTACTGACTGTTACTGTCATTTTGGCGAGTAAATCTGGGTCGATGTCATTGCCATAACTGCGGTATATTACAAAGTAGTAAGAATATCTTACGCCGATATGGCCTTGATAACTGCGTTCCAGAATTCGGGATGCTCTTGACGGCGCTTTGCGATtgtctacacattggtGAACTATCTACCAATGGGCCTACCACAACTAAGTTGGAAAGTTTAAGGGCGTCATATTTTCCATTAGCAACGCTCTCCGATGTCACGTTAATAATGCGATTATACAATTCATCAGACACCGGAAGACGTAGGATAGCTATGGCACGTATTATTATGGGCATTCCATGGTACGTTATCTTGTGGATGTTGTATTCCAGTGCTTCCGCTAAGACGATTGTAATATCATATAGGGGGAATTCAAATGCACCCTTAGATACTTGACCTACGTGTTTCTTGAGGAAGCGCTTGTAGACCTGTACATCAATGCAGAGGTCATTCTGTGTTAGAAACTTTTGCGATGTATAGCCTAGGAAGAGCGATATGAGGTCACCGTCACTAATTTTTCTAGTGCGGCAAATATCAACGAGCTTAAATGCCAACACATTAAAGAATAGGTGCGATTTATATCCAGCAATACTAAGGCAAGCTGCTAAAGCGCGTAAATGATGCAGCtccatttcatcaaataaTTCTATTGCACGCAAACACAGTGTCCTGTATAGTTCCAGGTTACGCGTTTTAGCATCCGTGTTCGCTGTGATAAAGAATATGATGTCGACCATCTTAAGCTCATTGATTATCTCCATGGCCCgggtgttgatatattcaaggTAGGTGTCACCTATTTTCAAATTCACAACTACCTTTATCAAAAGCGATAATGTGTTTGGAGAGGCACTTGGAATCCAATCTTTAGATTCCTCTAGAAGTTTAGCGATAAGCGGATGCGTCCCGGTGTATACTTTACTCAGGGAGTATAAAATACCAGACATTTCCTTGCCATCCATGTCAAAGGAGTTCTTGGAAGCAACCTTAGTAAATGCATCCCACCACTTCAGATCATTTAATCCTAGTAGCGAATATCCATGCGCGATCATACAAAGTTCACTTGACCTCATTGTATGAACAAATTTGAGAAAGTCGTAATTGTATCGTAGAAGCTCCTCTTTGCTGTATGGTATTGTATGATAGATATATGATATCTGTTAAAATGTGCTACAATCCACGATACATAGGATTAACGTTTGGTATGCATATTACAAATGAGTTTCATGGTTACAACTGCAAAGACACAATCTTTCACAATGTTGACACAATACATACGTAAAACACAAACTATTAAACTGTGAATGATTAAGCCTTACCAGTCTGATTTTAACATGAGTCCGAAATCACGAAGTGCATTGCAAAGGTTATGCTCATGGACTTTCTGTATACCCAGTACCTGAGGGTAAAATCTGACAACCACACTGTCTATACCCTTAACCTTGTAACCAGTTTTTGCGATAATAGCCATTTTAACGAAAGACAAAAAACCATAGGTACGTACTCATCATCTATTCCTATCCATGCTACGCTGATGAAAAACCATTatgcaaaatatacacattgaatATTCAGATAAAGGTGTAAATATTAGTGCGATATGGATCCAATATTGAATGATACTGTGCCAAGTTGTGTATGCATATACCTTACACCACGCTATTGACATTTTGTTTACTATGGACAGATTCTAAATGGATTCTTTACAAAAGTATGTTATACTGTTTAATGCagtatatatgatgaatTGTTTCGTAGATTGAACTCATAATACGAACTCTGATGTTACAATATACCAGATGTTGACTCTCACTGTTCTTGTCTAAGAGATTTGTGACTATTTTGTTACAGAATAACAATGACATCGCAATCTAACGATTTGTATAATCGCAATGTTGGTGGTAGATTGAAACTAAAGGGTCTAAAGTCTAAGGGACTACGATCCAAAACGAATACGACTGATAGTGCAACCAGCACGGAGAAATCTAAGGTTAATATCAAATACAAAACTATTGAAGGGACAGGGCGGATAGTTTCATCGGGGAACACGATACAAGGCTTTGCAACCAAGTTTGTCGATGAAGTTGCCGTTGGGGACACTATTGTAGTTAATCATCCCATGTCGAAGTCCAATGAAGAGAGGACTGTTCAAGCTATATTAAGCAACCGGACTCTTTGCTTAGACGACCCCTTTAGTAACGACCTTATCACTACCAGTGTATTCACCATACGTAAACCAGAAGATGATCCAGGGACAGCAGCCAACGTAAGCGCCTCTAAATCACCTACCAAAAAGACTAGTTTAATTACCGTACGTGAAAAAACAGGGATGTGGAGCTACAAGACAACAACCAAGGTTGTTGACACACAAATGTCTGCCGAAGATCGATTGAATGAGCGCGTTAAGCATAGCAGAGACAAATACTGTTGGTAACAGTCTTAACATGTCAAATGGATGTGGTAGTTGCTActcatttatataatgGGTACATATTACCGTTCAGATACGGTTGTCCACAAAAGATGTTTTTTTCGTGATGTAACATTATCAAGATACGTTACGCAACCCATAGGATTATGAAAATACATAGTATCGCAACAAAAAGTAGAAATGTGTATCATATGTGATTGCCACCTCATAAGGTCTTTACACATTTCGATCTTTTTATTTAACTGACATCGCTAATATCGTTTTAGATTCttatcattatattttattacCTTGGAGATTCAATTGATTTCTATATTGCTGTGTTGTAATGAAATTGTTTATCCATTTCATTTTGTCATATTAACAATACCTCATTTATGGACACCAACAGGGTTAATCTAGCTTTATTATATTGCCATCATtaacaaatatacatatataaagtTGAATAtgaatgatatatttaGCTATGTTGCAGAATCATTTCACCTCTGGGTGTAATCTAGTATAGAATGAACCAGTGTAATCTGATGACGTTGCCAGATCAATGGATGCAGCGATAGATTTTCCAATATGGTTCCATAAGGACGAAATACTATCAAAGCTAAAGACATCGCAGGTACTTGTACTAACAGGTGAAACTGGAAGTGGTAAATCAACCCTTCTTCCAAAAATATTGTATGAAAATGGATATGGAGACAGTACCATTGTAGTTACGCAGCCTAGGCGTGTGGCTGCCATATCGTTAGCACGCCATGTTGCATCATTATTCAATACTGACCTTGGCAGGTTGGTAGGCTACGCCGTGCGCTTTTCCAACTGTTATTCGGAAGAAACAAGGATTAAGTATGTAACGGATGGTGTTTTGTTTCAAGAAGTATTAGACGATCAGATATTCTCAAGGTATTCCGTTGTTGTTATTGATGAAGCACATGAACGATCTATCCGTACTGATGTTCTTCTGGGTATACTTCGCACGTCAATAAAAAGGCGTTTGGACCTTAAAGTAGTTATTATGTCTGCTACATTAAAGTCGATTACATTTTCATCTTTTTTTGAAGGAGCAGCTGTGGTTCGAGTTCCGGGTAGGACCTATCCCTTAGACATCTATTATACTCCCCAACCACAAGAGGACTATTTAGAGGTATGCTATATAACATGTAATGATACAAAATAGTAGGCTGCAATGCTAACTGTATTGCAAATCAATTTTACATATAAAAAAGGGGATATTCTTGTATTCCTACCAGGTCAAGATGATATTGAGACCCTGGAGAACATGATATCGGAGAAGGTAGAGGCAGTTAAAGAATTTATAAAGTCTACTGGGGATCAAATAAATGGGAAGCTATCGAAAATTAAAAAGTATACAGAGGTTCTATTAGGTGATACACCCTACGATTTAAAACACTGGATGGAATTGCAAATAGTTCCACTTTACGCTGCGTTACCTCTTGAACAGCAGTCTAAAGTCTTTCAGGTACCGGGAGATGGTTGTCGTAAAGTAGTGCTTGCTACCAATATCGCTGAAACTAGCGTTACCATCCCTGGAATACGATTTGTAGTGGACAGCGGTCTAGTGAAGCAGAAGCTTTTCAGCGTCAAAAAATGCTTCGAGTCACTGGTTTTGCAGAAAATATCTAAAGATTCTGCACATCAAAGAGCAGGGCGTGCAGGTCGTATGGGACCTGGAAAGGTGTTCCGCCTTTATACTTCGGAGGCCTTCAACAGTATGAGACTGTGTAGAATACCTGAAATACAGTGCACCAATGTTGCCCATATATACCTAGAGTTGAAGGTTAGCTTTCATGTTTAGTGTATAACACTGCTATAGATGATTGGTGTCCACAACCCATTGGAATTCCCTTTGATCGATGCCCCGAGCAAAAATGCTCTGCTGTCAGCAGCTATGGAGCTGTATCGACTGGATGCCCTAGatacaaaaacaaatcTAACTGATATAGGGTAAGCAGTAACCAAGATAATTAATGTGTTATCAGGATGAAAATGGGTCGAATACCGCTGTTGCCAAGACATGCTAGGCTGCTACTATTGTCTTTAGAGTTCAAGTGCACATCGGAGATACTCACAATAGTGGCCATGCTGTCAACAGATATGACACTATTCACATCGGAGAGGCACGAAAAGGAATCAGCAAAGATGAGGAAAAACATAATAAATAAGAGCGGAGACCATTTAAGTTTACTCAACATGTACAACATATGGAATGATTCTCCAAATAAAAAAGAGTGCTGTAGGCAATTTGGATTCAACCCAGGAGCTTTCAAACGAGCTGCGGAAATCCGTAATCAACTGGTAGAAGTACTTACCAAACGCATAGGTGTAATGAACGTACCCAGTTGCAAGGACTCTTCGGAATGGGATACTGTCTTAAAATGCCTCTGTAGAGCTAATTGGATGAATCTAGCCTCGCTAGATACAGATGGAAAGTCATATAAATTGGAAGTGCAAAATACAAAGGTCATGATACACCCACACTCTGTCCTGTTTACCAGAAGACCGTGTCCTCCGTTAGTCATATTCGACGAGTGCTCCAGCACAAAGAAGGTCTACATACAAAACGTTTCAGAAATATCACACGAATGGGTTGCACAGCTACTACCAAATCTTGCACTAAAGAAACCTATCATAGAGCA
This window harbors:
- a CDS encoding helicase, with the protein product MDAAIDFPIWFHKDEILSKLKTSQVLVLTGETGSGKSTLLPKILYENGYGDSTIVVTQPRRVAAISLARHVASLFNTDLGRLVGYAVRFSNCYSEETRIKYVTDGVLFQEVLDDQIFSRYSVVVIDEAHERSIRTDVLLGILRTSIKRRLDLKVVIMSATLKSITFSSFFEGAAVVRVPGRTYPLDIYYTPQPQEDYLEAAMLTVLQINFTYKKGDILVFLPGQDDIETLENMISEKVEAVKEFIKSTGDQINGKLSKIKKYTEVLLGDTPYDLKHWMELQIVPLYAALPLEQQSKVFQVPGDGCRKVVLATNIAETSVTIPGIRFVVDSGLVKQKLFSVKKCFESLVLQKISKDSAHQRAGRAGRMGPGKVFRLYTSEAFNSMRLCRIPEIQCTNVAHIYLELKMIGVHNPLEFPLIDAPSKNALLSAAMELYRLDALDTKTNLTDIGMKMGRIPLLPRHARLLLLSLEFKCTSEILTIVAMLSTDMTLFTSERHEKESAKMRKNIINKSGDHLSLLNMYNIWNDSPNKKECCRQFGFNPGAFKRAAEIRNQLVEVLTKRIGVMNVPSCKDSSEWDTVLKCLCRANWMNLASLDTDGKSYKLEVQNTKVMIHPHSVLFTRRPCPPLVIFDECSSTKKVYIQNVSEISHEWVAQLLPNLALKKPIIEQ